One genomic segment of Deltaproteobacteria bacterium includes these proteins:
- the rplS gene encoding 50S ribosomal protein L19, whose protein sequence is MNPLANIEKDFLRTDIPEFSPGDTVRVNIRIKEGDKERTQAFEGTVIRKRGNGIRSTTTVRKVSYGVGVERTFPLNSPSIESIKVVGKGMVRRAKLYYLRNLKGKAARIKEGT, encoded by the coding sequence ATGAATCCATTGGCTAATATTGAAAAAGATTTTTTACGCACGGATATACCTGAATTCAGTCCCGGAGATACTGTGCGTGTAAATATCAGGATCAAAGAGGGCGATAAGGAGCGCACCCAGGCATTCGAAGGCACAGTTATACGAAAAAGAGGCAATGGCATCAGGTCCACCACTACGGTCAGAAAGGTCTCTTACGGCGTTGGCGTAGAAAGGACATTCCCTCTGAATTCTCCTTCAATAGAGAGCATTAAAGTGGTAGGCAAGGGCATGGTGAGAAGGGCAAAGCTCTACTATCTGAGAAATCTGAAGGGCAAGGCAGCAAGGATAAAGGAAGGTACGTAA
- a CDS encoding YraN family protein — translation MTFARISVGKKGESLAAEFLRKNGYRIVENNFRNRYGEIDIIAIEGKTLVFIEVKTKTNNKFGPPKMAVDLRKQRQLSKTALAYLTQKRLNDCPARFDVVGISIMEDKTEVELIRNAFELCL, via the coding sequence GTGACATTCGCAAGGATTAGTGTCGGCAAAAAAGGGGAAAGCCTGGCCGCGGAATTTCTCAGGAAAAACGGCTACAGGATTGTGGAAAATAATTTCAGAAACAGATACGGCGAGATAGATATTATTGCCATTGAAGGAAAAACCCTTGTATTCATAGAGGTAAAGACAAAAACAAACAACAAATTCGGCCCTCCGAAAATGGCGGTGGATTTAAGAAAGCAGAGGCAATTATCAAAAACAGCGCTGGCATATCTGACGCAAAAAAGGCTTAACGATTGTCCGGCAAGGTTTGATGTGGTTGGGATCAGTATAATGGAGGATAAGACAGAGGTGGAACTGATAAGAAATGCGTTTGAGCTTTGTCTGTAA